In Crassostrea angulata isolate pt1a10 chromosome 4, ASM2561291v2, whole genome shotgun sequence, one genomic interval encodes:
- the LOC128181308 gene encoding somatostatin receptor type 4-like isoform X1 — translation MGYSIMDPNTNESVFTFFSEFNQTWPGQSGIEVTILIIILIMAIAGNTMVVMAVFRNKKMRRPTNYFIVNLAVADLLFAAWIPFIFITRITQHWVFGHAICKLVTYVQFVSGTSSILTMMMISIERHNYVCARPDKRITLNISVFLILVIWIFSLAFPIPVAIAQTETSLAFSNITFTFCGLSWPESFHVNVYLGSMVCLFFVLPLIIISYNYVKIFRVMRSSSTRTKSVRADKRAEKQERLTKMFVAIVCIFVLMWLPFFIVSFLAVYLKQITSTQFTVTIILASANTSQNPVIYGFFNTKFQREFRSMCNCCLKHYDSSTTYKIDRDDGTLNGTFTSSK, via the exons GTCAGTCGGGAATAGAAGTGACAATCCTCATCATCATTCTCATCATGGCAATAGCAGGGAACACAATG GTTGTGATGGCGGTCTTTAGAAACAAGAAGATGAGAAGGCCAACCAATTACTTCATTGTGAATCTCGCCGTGGCCGATTTGCTGTTCGCAGCTTGGATCCCATTCATTTTCATAACTCGCATAACTCAACATTGGGTGTTTGGTCACGCAATCTGTAAACTTGTGACGTACGTCCAGTTCGTGAGTGGAACCAGCTCCATACTAACTATGATGATGATCAGCATAGAGCGCCATAACTATGTCTGTGCTCGCCCCGACAAGAGAATCACGCTAAATATTTCCGTATTCCTTATCCTTGTCATCTGGATCTTCTCTCTGGCTTTTCCAATACCCGTGGCCATCGCTCAGACGGAGACTTCTCTCGCGTTCAGCAacattacatttacattttgtgGTTTGTCGTGGCCCGAGTCTTTTCACGTAAATGTTTATCTAGGTAGCATGGTGTGTTTATTTTTCGTTTTACCGCTAATCATCATATCGTACAACTACGtcaaaattttcagagtcatgaGATCATCGTCCACCCGTACCAAGAGTGTTCGCGCGGATAAACGCGCCGAAAAACAAGAGCGACTCACCAAAATGTTCGTAGCTATTGTGTGCATATTCGTTTTAATGTGGTTACCGTTTTTTATCGTTAGTTTTTTGGCAGTGTACCTCAAACAAATAACCTCGACCCAATTCACGGTCACCATCATCCTAGCTTCAGCGAATACCAGCCAGAATCCGGTTATATACGGGTTCTTTAACACAAAATTTCAGCGGGAATTTCGAAGTATGTGCAACTGTTGTCTGAAACATTACGACTCCTCCACGACTTACAAAATAGACAGAGATGATGGCACACTCAATGGAACATTCACAAGTTCCAAGTAA
- the LOC128181307 gene encoding ankyrin repeat domain-containing protein 53-like — MSSGDKGQVGTESPRPLRKRRTRMANDKRIADDEFMAAAIGDVEWLRQSLREQKGKINFDKNGLSAIHLAAIHGRLDCLKLLIEKYKVNINLSSTTGWRAIHLCISNQTGKRALQCLQYLLNKHADPSIPNNDGITPVHQAASEGHVQCLKLLIEIGAKIDGQDIRGHTPLDLAKLWGHKKCARILAAELWHQDKNNVAKELGQLRKLKMQQVLKEMEEQDEFKAAQEYYGEKAYQEWIQKKGLNGKSPTEENKEDLSKSDQPKKGKPVDSLMKPNSKAPPPSGKKSIPDRSNIHVAFRDDRTPSPQSGRRPADGSEEQGNEDGDKENQVTSSREKSSAPVYVNPEPWRLALHPPKPEYITNLTDEYPRDEFTMMPRTKSAHKYFDGKFASRENTDGDLRSKKLKKDIRQPNLPKDVIKQGLSKDPTAEQRPVLFKPIHMFDVTMKKKYGDSVKGKSEVSLHLCDDLSSFVYQNSLQRASTIDVLSPKSVTSNWLSSRYPRDKVINTIKNMKNPTMFPNIRGEEYDINYGDIATFN; from the exons atgtcaAGCGGAGATAAAGGTCAAGTCGGTACGGAGTCACCGCGTCCTCTGAGAAAACGACGAACTCGCATGGCGAACGACAAACGAATAGCGGATGATGAGTTTATGGCAGCCGCCATAGGAGATGTAGAATGGCTAAGACAGAGTCTAAGGgaacaaaaaggaaaaataaatttcgATAAAAAC GGTTTGTCAGCGATTCACCTGGCAGCCATCCATGGCAGACTGGACTGCCTGAAGCTGCTGATAGAGAAGTATAAGGTGAATATTAATCTGTCCAGTACCACGGGGTGGAGAGCCATACACCTGTGTATCAGTAACCAGACGGGCAAGCGGGCCCTGCAGTGTCTGCAGTACCTCCTCAACAAGCACGCAGACCCATCCAT ACCTAACAATGACGGTATAACACCAGTCCATCAAGCGGCCTCAGAGGGACACGTGCAATGTCTCAAACTTTTGATCGAGATCGGGGCAAAAATAGACGGACAGGACATAAGAGGCCACACCCCTCTAGATTTGGCGAAACTGTGGGGACACAAGAAGTGTGCCAG AATACTGGCTGCAGAACTGTGGCACCAAGACAAGAACAACGTGGCCAAGGAGTTGGGACAGTTACGTAAGCTGAAGATGCAGCAGGTGCTGAAGGAGATGGAAGAACAGGACGAGTTCAAGGCGGCCCAGGAGTACTACGGCGAGAAGGCATATCAGGAGTGGATACAG AAAAAGGGTCTGAATGGGAAATCGCCAACTGAAGAAAATAAGGAAGATTTGTCAAAATCTGATCAGCCTAAGAAAGGAAAACCAGTTGATTCATTAATGAAGCCTAACAGCAAAGCCCCACCCCCCAGTGGTAAAAAAAGCATTCCAGATAGGAGCAATATTCACGTGGCTTTTCGAGATGACAGAACTCCCTCTCCACAAAGTGGAAGAAGGCCAGCTGATGGTTCGGAAGAACAAGGAAATGAGGATGGTGATAAAGAAAACCAGGTTACATCATCCAGGGAGAAATCATCTGCCCCTGTTTATGTTAACCCTGAACCCTGGAGGCTGGCACTTCATCCCCCAAAACCGGAGTATATAACCAATCTCACAGACGAATATCCAAGGGATGAGTTCACCATGATGCCAAGGACCAAATCTGCCCACAAGTATTTCGACGGAAAGTTTGCCAGTAGGGAAAACACTGACGGGGATTTGAGAAGTAAGAAGTTGAAAAAAGATATACGCCAGCCAAATTTACCAAAAGATGTCATCAAGCAAGGGCTGTCTAAGGATCCAACAGCGGAACAACGACCAGTCCTGTTTAAACCCATCCACATGTTTGATGTCACAATGAAGAAGAAATACGGGGATTCTGTGAAGGGAAAGAGCGAGGTCTCTTTGCATCTGTGTGACGACTTATCGTCGTTTGTATATCAGAACAGTCTACAGAGAGCCAGCACTATTGACGTTTTGTCCCCAAAGTCCGTCACCTCAAATTGGCTCAGTTCCAGATATCCCAGGGACAAAGTGATAAATAccatcaaaaatatgaaaaatcccaccATGTTCCCCAATATACGAGGAGAAGAGTATGACATTAATTACGGAGACATCGCCACCTTTAATTGA
- the LOC128181308 gene encoding somatostatin receptor type 4-like isoform X2, translating into MAIAGNTMVVMAVFRNKKMRRPTNYFIVNLAVADLLFAAWIPFIFITRITQHWVFGHAICKLVTYVQFVSGTSSILTMMMISIERHNYVCARPDKRITLNISVFLILVIWIFSLAFPIPVAIAQTETSLAFSNITFTFCGLSWPESFHVNVYLGSMVCLFFVLPLIIISYNYVKIFRVMRSSSTRTKSVRADKRAEKQERLTKMFVAIVCIFVLMWLPFFIVSFLAVYLKQITSTQFTVTIILASANTSQNPVIYGFFNTKFQREFRSMCNCCLKHYDSSTTYKIDRDDGTLNGTFTSSK; encoded by the exons ATGGCAATAGCAGGGAACACAATG GTTGTGATGGCGGTCTTTAGAAACAAGAAGATGAGAAGGCCAACCAATTACTTCATTGTGAATCTCGCCGTGGCCGATTTGCTGTTCGCAGCTTGGATCCCATTCATTTTCATAACTCGCATAACTCAACATTGGGTGTTTGGTCACGCAATCTGTAAACTTGTGACGTACGTCCAGTTCGTGAGTGGAACCAGCTCCATACTAACTATGATGATGATCAGCATAGAGCGCCATAACTATGTCTGTGCTCGCCCCGACAAGAGAATCACGCTAAATATTTCCGTATTCCTTATCCTTGTCATCTGGATCTTCTCTCTGGCTTTTCCAATACCCGTGGCCATCGCTCAGACGGAGACTTCTCTCGCGTTCAGCAacattacatttacattttgtgGTTTGTCGTGGCCCGAGTCTTTTCACGTAAATGTTTATCTAGGTAGCATGGTGTGTTTATTTTTCGTTTTACCGCTAATCATCATATCGTACAACTACGtcaaaattttcagagtcatgaGATCATCGTCCACCCGTACCAAGAGTGTTCGCGCGGATAAACGCGCCGAAAAACAAGAGCGACTCACCAAAATGTTCGTAGCTATTGTGTGCATATTCGTTTTAATGTGGTTACCGTTTTTTATCGTTAGTTTTTTGGCAGTGTACCTCAAACAAATAACCTCGACCCAATTCACGGTCACCATCATCCTAGCTTCAGCGAATACCAGCCAGAATCCGGTTATATACGGGTTCTTTAACACAAAATTTCAGCGGGAATTTCGAAGTATGTGCAACTGTTGTCTGAAACATTACGACTCCTCCACGACTTACAAAATAGACAGAGATGATGGCACACTCAATGGAACATTCACAAGTTCCAAGTAA